The following nucleotide sequence is from Anaerococcus sp. Marseille-Q7828.
AAGTGACCCTTGTTGCCGTATATAGGATTATTAACAATCTCTTTGATTTGTTTTAAGTAAAAATTGTTATAAGCTTCTCCGCTACCATAAGTAGGCTCGTGGACATCCCATGGGGAAAGATATATGCCCATATTCATGTCAAACTTGCTGCAAGCCTTTGAAAGCTCGGCTAGAAAGTCCTTGCCATAACTAGTATTAGTTATCTTATTAGAGGTCTCTTTTGTATCCCACATACAAAAACCATCGTGGTGTTTGGCTGTAAAAATTAGTCTCCTAAAACCCAAATCCTTCAAAGTCTTTACATAGGATTCGTAGTCAAAATCGATCATGGTAAAATCATCTAGACTTTCCTTGCCATTGCCCCATTCCACTTCTGTATAAGTATTCATGCCAAAATGTAAGAAGGCTCCACACTCTTCTTCCAAGTAATTAACTTGGGAGACACTTGGGAGTGGACCATGGTATTTTGGAATTATTCCATCAAAAGTTTCTTCAAAGTTAAAGTATGGATCAGAGTTCAAATCCGTTGTTTTTTCTAAGTTCATAAAACCATTCTCCAGATTTCTTAATCTTTCGTTCTCCAGTTTTAAGGTCTAGTTCAACAAGTCCATAGCGATTTTTGTATGCATTTAGCCAGCTCCAGCAATCTATGAAGGTCCATACCTGGTAACCCTTGCAGTTTGCTCCTTCTTCTATAGCCTTAGAAAGCCAATATAGGTGTTCTTTGAAAAACTCTATGCGGTAATCATCTTGGATTTGCCCGTCTTTTCTAAAACGTTCCTCATCTTCAACACCCATGCCATTTTCTGTAACTAGCCATTCAATATTGCCGTAATTGTCTCGGATATTTATTGCAATGTCGTATAGAGCCCTTGGATAGATTTCCCAACCTCGATATGGGTTCATCCTCTTACCTGGCATATCATAGCCCATATAGTATTTGCCTTGGGAAAACATAGCATCTTCTTTGTAGACATATGGATTTTCCCTAACCCTAAGTGGTTGGTAGTAGTTTACTCCAAGGAAATCTATAGTGTTTTCTTTGATGATTTGTAAATCGTCATCTGTGTATTCTGGCAACAAATTCTCATTTGCTATTATTTCTACTAATTCTTTTGGATAATAGCCTTTGACAGATGGATCCAAAAATGAGCAAGTATTAAATAGCTCGCTAATTTCAGCAGCCTTCAGATCTCCAGCATTATCACTCCTTGGATATGATGGTGTAAGATTTAATATTATTCCTATTTTTTTCTTGCCATTCATTTGCCTATATGCTTTTATAGCTGAGGCACTGGCAAGCTGAGTATAAAAAGCACATTGGACGGCCTTTTGTGGATTTACTTCTGCCGGATAGTGGCAACCATTCATATATTGGCATTCTACATGGACTATAGGTTCATTGAAGGTAAACCAACCGTCAACTAAATCGTCAAAAAGTTCAAAGCATTTTTTCGCATAGGAAACATAGGCCTCTACAGTCTTTTTATTGGTCCATCCACCAATATCCATCAGATACATAGGCATATCAAAATGGAATAGGTTAATATATAAAGTAATATTTTTCTCTTTGATTTTTGAGAAATAATCTCTGTAAAATTCGACTGCCTTTGGGTTTACTTCGCCATCCATAGCTGGTATTAACCTTGTCCAGCTAATGGATGTTCTAAACACTGAATGGCCAGTTTTTTCTAATAAGTCTACATCTTTTTCATAATTATGGTAAATATCCGTCGTATCTTCGGGTCCTATAAGATTGTGAAATTTATATGGATCTTTTTTGTACCAAAAATCCCAAGTGTTTTCACTTTTGCCATCAAGACTTGCCGCTCCCTCAGATTGAGCAGCGCTTGTGGCAGATCCATATAGGAAACCCTGTGGAAATTTAATCATCTTCACTCCTTTGTTTAAGACTCCTGCCTTCTTTTATTGTCTTCATTAAATTAGCATAGGCTCCGTAGAGGTTGTTGTCATTAAAAAATGATACAGGTCTGATGTCGTATGCTTTGCTTGCAAAAATTCCACTTCCAAGCTTTTTCTTTAGCTCATTAATAAAGCGTTCATCAGAAGAAATTCCACCACCTAGATATATGATTTCTGGGTCAATGGTATAGGCAATGTTATAAATTCCCATGGCTAGGTAATCGAACATCAAGTCAACCTCAGAAAAATATGGTTCTTCTTTTTTAAAGTACTTGTCAAAAATCTGATAAGTTGTATCATTGATTCCATATTTTTCTATCATCTTTCGCCTTACATTTGGTAGGGTTGCTAGCATTGAGAAGTTTTCATAATTACCGTCTTCATTTTTTAATAGCATGTAGCCAAATTCGCCACTCTCTAGCTTGGCTCCCCTGACTATCTCGCCCTTATTTACAACAGCTCCCCCAATTCCTGAACCAATTATAAGAAAAGCTATGTAATCTTTTTTGTGATTTCCGTAATAAACTTCGGCGAAGGCTGCACAGTTTGCATCATTTTCTATGGCTACAGGCAAAGAAAATTTCTTTTCTAGATGGTAGGCAAAATTATATTCTGTAATGAATTCTACAGCTGATTGGCCTAGTATTTTTCCTGTGAGGGGATCGACTGTCCCCGGGGAAGATAAGCCTATGCCCTCAATTTTATATTTCTTTTGGTAAGATATGATTGTATCTTCAAAAAACTTCACAAATTCATCCATTGTCTTTACTTGAGCCTTTGAAGATTTTTCTATAATCTTATCATTTTCTATTAAAGCGTACTTGGTGGATGAGCCACCTATATCAAATACTAAATACATTTTTTCCCTTTGTGTTATAATAATCTAATAAGGAGTTATTATGTCAAACAGTTCATATGATTTTATAATGGATATAATCAGCAAAAATAATATAAAACTTTCTAGAAGTGAGCAAGCCATACTAAAAAGATTAAAAAGTTTAGAGTCGGACATTTCAAATCTTTCAATAAATGAATTTGCCAAAACTTTTTATGTTTCTACGGCCACAGC
It contains:
- a CDS encoding glycoside hydrolase family 1 protein: MIKFPQGFLYGSATSAAQSEGAASLDGKSENTWDFWYKKDPYKFHNLIGPEDTTDIYHNYEKDVDLLEKTGHSVFRTSISWTRLIPAMDGEVNPKAVEFYRDYFSKIKEKNITLYINLFHFDMPMYLMDIGGWTNKKTVEAYVSYAKKCFELFDDLVDGWFTFNEPIVHVECQYMNGCHYPAEVNPQKAVQCAFYTQLASASAIKAYRQMNGKKKIGIILNLTPSYPRSDNAGDLKAAEISELFNTCSFLDPSVKGYYPKELVEIIANENLLPEYTDDDLQIIKENTIDFLGVNYYQPLRVRENPYVYKEDAMFSQGKYYMGYDMPGKRMNPYRGWEIYPRALYDIAINIRDNYGNIEWLVTENGMGVEDEERFRKDGQIQDDYRIEFFKEHLYWLSKAIEEGANCKGYQVWTFIDCWSWLNAYKNRYGLVELDLKTGERKIKKSGEWFYELRKNNGFEL
- a CDS encoding ROK family protein gives rise to the protein MYLVFDIGGSSTKYALIENDKIIEKSSKAQVKTMDEFVKFFEDTIISYQKKYKIEGIGLSSPGTVDPLTGKILGQSAVEFITEYNFAYHLEKKFSLPVAIENDANCAAFAEVYYGNHKKDYIAFLIIGSGIGGAVVNKGEIVRGAKLESGEFGYMLLKNEDGNYENFSMLATLPNVRRKMIEKYGINDTTYQIFDKYFKKEEPYFSEVDLMFDYLAMGIYNIAYTIDPEIIYLGGGISSDERFINELKKKLGSGIFASKAYDIRPVSFFNDNNLYGAYANLMKTIKEGRSLKQRSEDD